From a region of the Rhodococcus sp. 4CII genome:
- a CDS encoding oligosaccharide flippase family protein — MDSSTPGRAPEGGDSESAPAPETPSVGTLSGILRRGAAMAAAGLLIVQSVTFVQTLVLARLLSPEIVGVFAAGTVMTTFLVVVTHGTLAQALVQREHDVEDAATTVFWVTLGTGLLMSLVMLAVSPIIGRVFSSHAVGTVAAVMSGSMFLIAITCVPDALMQRRFQFKRRIIVDPAVGITFAVGSIVFAALGYGVWSLVIGSYASMLVWIVASWWLSRWHPFGGRFSFRIWREMAIFSFPLLLDGAAARAQEVVELTIIGRGLSEAALGNYRYGRRIALLPGMAIVQVCSYVLFPAFARISSDSQRFKDAFLRALSWIWRVAMPAGAVMVAVGEPAVVVLLGEPWRGAGVAVASMAGIGLGVAMNSVSAEAMKGAGRSSRMNWMTAAGLLTGVPLLLLLLPLGLAGVGLAVSGAAIVVGITGLGLARSVVGASGGEIARVMVPPIIASLAAFALIAPLERYVVHSDQRSIAVGLASIALECVAFLIAYLLSLRLVAPSAFAEMREAVHMIAGRVVGGER; from the coding sequence GTGGATTCGTCGACACCCGGGCGCGCCCCGGAGGGCGGTGACTCGGAATCTGCACCGGCGCCCGAGACCCCCTCGGTCGGCACACTGAGTGGCATCCTGCGCCGCGGAGCCGCCATGGCCGCGGCGGGTCTGCTGATCGTCCAGAGTGTGACGTTCGTGCAGACGTTGGTGCTGGCGCGGTTGCTGAGCCCCGAGATCGTCGGCGTGTTCGCGGCGGGCACCGTAATGACCACCTTCCTGGTGGTCGTCACCCACGGCACGTTGGCCCAGGCACTCGTTCAGCGTGAGCACGACGTCGAGGATGCAGCCACCACCGTGTTCTGGGTCACTCTCGGGACCGGGCTCCTCATGAGCCTGGTCATGTTGGCGGTATCTCCGATCATCGGACGCGTATTCAGCAGCCACGCGGTGGGGACGGTGGCCGCTGTCATGTCGGGTTCGATGTTCTTGATCGCGATCACATGCGTTCCGGATGCCTTAATGCAGCGCCGTTTTCAGTTCAAGCGCCGGATCATCGTCGATCCCGCCGTGGGCATCACGTTCGCGGTGGGTTCCATAGTTTTCGCCGCCCTGGGGTACGGCGTCTGGTCCCTTGTGATCGGATCGTATGCGTCGATGCTCGTCTGGATCGTCGCGAGCTGGTGGCTGTCGAGATGGCATCCGTTCGGTGGGCGGTTCTCGTTTCGGATCTGGCGCGAGATGGCAATCTTCTCCTTTCCTCTGCTGCTCGACGGCGCCGCAGCCCGCGCACAGGAGGTCGTCGAACTGACGATCATCGGCCGCGGGCTGAGCGAGGCCGCGCTCGGCAACTACCGGTACGGCCGCAGGATCGCGTTGCTCCCCGGCATGGCGATCGTCCAGGTCTGCTCGTATGTGCTTTTTCCCGCGTTCGCCCGCATCTCCTCCGACTCGCAGCGGTTCAAGGATGCCTTCCTCCGTGCCCTGAGCTGGATCTGGCGGGTGGCGATGCCGGCCGGGGCGGTGATGGTCGCTGTCGGTGAACCCGCCGTCGTGGTGCTGCTCGGCGAACCCTGGCGCGGCGCGGGTGTGGCGGTGGCATCGATGGCGGGCATCGGACTCGGCGTGGCGATGAACTCGGTGAGTGCGGAGGCGATGAAGGGCGCCGGCCGATCCAGTCGAATGAATTGGATGACCGCAGCCGGCCTGCTGACCGGAGTTCCCTTGCTGTTGCTGTTGCTCCCTCTCGGTCTCGCCGGGGTCGGTCTCGCGGTGTCGGGCGCTGCGATCGTCGTGGGAATCACGGGGCTCGGACTCGCGCGATCGGTGGTCGGGGCGTCGGGTGGTGAGATAGCCCGGGTGATGGTCCCACCGATCATCGCGTCGCTGGCGGCGTTCGCGCTGATCGCGCCGCTCGAACGGTACGTGGTGCACTCGGACCAGCGGTCGATCGCGGTGGGACTCGCGTCGATAGCCCTGGAGTGTGTGGCGTTCCTGATCGCCTACCTCCTGTCCCTACGGCTGGTCGCACCATCCGCCTTCGCCGAGATGCGGGAGGCCGTCCACATGATTGCCGGCCGAGTCGTAGGAGGAGAACGCTAG
- a CDS encoding putative glycoside hydrolase: MSGTLASRRFGRLRFALTTVVTAVGLIAACAAPVEERPATATADPNSLTFPRTATYFLNQQDLPPVEELARYDVVVIDNEWANRKPRAYFDELRRANPRLRLLAYVNVVDHPDQLGTAAYWANRYALWQFGRNGDSAFPEPWLAHTKDGAPVSEWPESTMTNLTDEAPQVDGQIFAEYAANWVVDDVWSSGVWDGIFLDVWGDRIYSADRDHWDIDSDGTDEPDDSIYGLGNPWERGVNRAEEIIRQRIPDAILVANGDRTLLKQQLDGRAWEKFADPTADRNPMFDIEQYVSLTAEGDHRRPGLAMTIDKLGAAPHSAQDFQRARYFLAATLLQDGFWAPMGADYDEMAYFDEMDGGGLGPGYLGHPLMADPSPAALNDPYADGVGSLGHGLFRRDFEHGIALLNTDDKPREVHLEKTFRRIQGVQDPSTDNGATVTSVILQPNDGLVLSNENP; encoded by the coding sequence GTGTCCGGCACTCTCGCCTCGCGGCGTTTCGGCCGCCTCCGGTTCGCCCTGACGACGGTCGTTACGGCCGTTGGACTGATCGCCGCGTGCGCTGCGCCCGTGGAAGAGCGTCCCGCGACCGCCACCGCCGATCCGAACTCCCTGACCTTCCCGAGGACTGCAACCTATTTCCTGAATCAGCAGGATCTTCCGCCCGTCGAGGAGCTTGCTCGATATGACGTGGTGGTGATCGACAACGAATGGGCGAATCGAAAGCCGCGCGCATACTTCGACGAGCTCCGTCGCGCCAATCCTCGCCTCCGGTTGCTCGCCTACGTGAACGTGGTCGACCATCCTGATCAACTCGGGACGGCGGCGTACTGGGCCAACCGATACGCGCTGTGGCAGTTCGGCCGGAACGGCGACAGTGCGTTCCCGGAACCATGGCTGGCGCACACAAAGGATGGCGCGCCGGTCAGCGAGTGGCCGGAGTCGACCATGACCAACCTCACGGATGAGGCGCCACAGGTCGACGGCCAGATCTTTGCGGAGTACGCCGCGAACTGGGTGGTGGACGACGTCTGGTCTTCGGGTGTGTGGGACGGCATCTTCCTCGATGTCTGGGGCGACCGGATCTACAGCGCGGACCGCGATCACTGGGACATCGATTCCGATGGAACCGACGAACCGGATGATTCGATCTACGGGCTCGGCAACCCCTGGGAGCGCGGCGTGAATCGGGCAGAAGAGATCATCCGGCAACGAATTCCGGATGCCATCCTGGTCGCGAACGGGGACCGGACACTGCTGAAGCAACAATTGGACGGCCGGGCGTGGGAGAAATTCGCCGACCCCACCGCCGACCGGAATCCCATGTTCGACATCGAGCAGTACGTCAGCCTGACCGCCGAAGGGGACCACCGTCGACCCGGCCTCGCGATGACGATCGACAAGCTGGGTGCCGCACCGCATTCGGCACAGGATTTCCAACGCGCCCGGTACTTTCTGGCGGCGACGTTGCTCCAGGACGGATTCTGGGCCCCGATGGGTGCCGACTACGATGAGATGGCCTACTTCGACGAGATGGACGGTGGCGGACTCGGCCCGGGTTACCTCGGGCATCCGCTGATGGCCGACCCGTCGCCAGCTGCCCTCAACGATCCGTACGCGGACGGGGTCGGGTCGCTGGGTCACGGCCTCTTCCGTCGCGACTTCGAGCACGGAATCGCCCTGCTGAATACCGATGACAAACCGCGAGAAGTGCACCTCGAGAAGACCTTTCGCCGAATTCAGGGCGTCCAGGATCCGAGCACCGACAACGGGGCCACCGTCACGTCGGTGATCCTTCAACCGAACGACGGTCTCGTGCTCTCGAACGAGAACCCCTGA
- a CDS encoding alginate lyase family protein, protein MSDADVFGTPEADWDAALARFRECVGRPALLDRDRAAVIAREHPAGAGQVIAAAERVAGRRFAYFGYPEVTLPEPIDWHYDPHSNVGWPVVPASQIDHRTAKGDPKWIWELNRLQHLPWLAEAWLFTGDERFADEAFRQLDSWIEQNPPGIGIGWRGAFEAGIRSISVAVALQGLRDSPALTTARFRAVVRVLAESARRCWDERSRFSSANNHLVGEMAGLATIAILLPDLARAVSWERDAIRVLSAEATRQILPDGAGAEQAMGYQIFTSELLLTVAALLTLRDGRPPPELIAAVDRSADFIAALVGDRDPAPRYGDDDEGFALRLGAEPLRTVRDHLGTVGAMTGNIAAWRVGRPTLSAAWMNYARTESLSGSGAVPDPGSRGFFAPHGGLVVLRAGARRLTADVGPLGYLSLAAHGHADALSVTLSIDGEDVIGDPGTGSYYRHPDWRVAHRGTRAHATVCVDGLDQSVVGGPFLWTEHARVRVRSVDLERGVVDAQHSGYRRLSKPVVHRRWVVAPPDRRSVLVVDLVVGRGRHEVRTSWPLSPSLDVTPVAAGHLASRNGEPVLQLIHAASGELIPYEVRGDAELGLGWWSYRLESREPSWLVGGYCTGGVPAVVATVLNPLDERLAWAEDLTVAVRDGCLVARWRDRDAENRVTINCSMGTMAKNGDVVWKTYH, encoded by the coding sequence ATGAGTGACGCGGACGTGTTCGGCACACCCGAGGCGGACTGGGACGCCGCGTTGGCGCGATTCCGGGAATGCGTCGGCAGGCCCGCGCTTCTGGACCGCGACCGGGCGGCCGTCATCGCGCGGGAACATCCGGCCGGGGCCGGGCAGGTGATCGCGGCTGCCGAGCGCGTCGCGGGTCGGCGATTTGCCTACTTCGGGTACCCGGAAGTGACTCTGCCGGAGCCGATCGACTGGCATTACGACCCGCATTCGAATGTCGGCTGGCCTGTCGTGCCCGCATCCCAAATCGACCACCGCACCGCGAAGGGTGATCCGAAGTGGATCTGGGAGCTCAACAGACTCCAGCATCTGCCCTGGCTCGCCGAGGCGTGGTTGTTCACCGGTGACGAGCGTTTCGCTGACGAGGCGTTTCGTCAACTCGACTCGTGGATCGAGCAGAATCCACCGGGCATCGGCATCGGATGGCGTGGTGCCTTCGAGGCGGGGATCCGCTCGATCTCCGTCGCGGTGGCACTCCAGGGTCTACGGGATTCGCCGGCGTTGACAACCGCGCGGTTTCGGGCCGTCGTCCGTGTGCTGGCCGAGTCTGCCCGTCGCTGCTGGGACGAGCGTTCACGGTTCAGCTCGGCGAACAACCACCTCGTCGGGGAAATGGCCGGCCTGGCCACAATCGCAATTCTTCTGCCGGACCTGGCCAGGGCCGTGTCCTGGGAGAGGGACGCGATTCGCGTGTTGTCAGCCGAGGCCACCCGTCAGATCCTGCCCGACGGCGCGGGCGCCGAGCAGGCAATGGGATACCAGATCTTCACGTCGGAACTGCTTCTCACCGTAGCCGCGTTGCTGACCCTTCGCGACGGTCGACCGCCCCCGGAATTGATCGCGGCCGTCGATCGGAGCGCGGACTTCATCGCCGCACTCGTCGGTGATCGTGACCCGGCGCCACGCTACGGCGACGACGACGAGGGCTTCGCGCTCCGGCTCGGCGCCGAGCCGTTGCGCACGGTCCGAGATCATCTCGGCACTGTCGGCGCGATGACCGGAAATATCGCAGCGTGGCGGGTGGGCCGCCCGACGCTGTCGGCGGCCTGGATGAACTACGCTCGCACAGAATCTCTTTCCGGGTCGGGAGCCGTCCCGGACCCCGGTTCCCGTGGCTTCTTCGCCCCGCACGGCGGGCTCGTCGTGCTCCGCGCGGGAGCTCGTCGGCTGACTGCCGACGTCGGCCCACTGGGGTACCTGTCGCTGGCGGCACACGGGCATGCCGACGCCCTCTCGGTGACGCTGAGCATCGACGGCGAGGACGTGATCGGCGATCCCGGTACCGGCAGTTACTACCGGCACCCCGACTGGCGCGTCGCTCATCGGGGCACTCGCGCTCACGCCACCGTGTGTGTCGACGGACTGGACCAGTCGGTGGTCGGCGGGCCGTTTCTGTGGACCGAGCACGCCCGGGTGCGGGTCCGGTCGGTCGACCTCGAGCGCGGTGTCGTCGATGCCCAACACAGCGGCTACCGTCGGCTCTCGAAGCCGGTGGTGCATCGAAGGTGGGTCGTCGCGCCGCCCGATCGCCGCAGCGTCCTGGTGGTCGATCTCGTCGTCGGCCGGGGACGCCACGAGGTGCGCACGTCGTGGCCGCTGTCGCCGTCGCTGGACGTTACTCCGGTCGCGGCGGGTCACCTGGCCAGCCGCAATGGGGAGCCGGTGCTCCAGCTGATCCACGCCGCCAGTGGTGAGCTGATCCCGTACGAGGTGCGCGGTGACGCCGAACTCGGCCTCGGATGGTGGTCGTACCGGCTCGAATCGAGAGAGCCGTCGTGGTTGGTCGGTGGGTACTGCACGGGCGGCGTGCCGGCTGTGGTCGCTACTGTGCTCAACCCGCTGGACGAGCGCCTCGCATGGGCTGAAGACCTCACCGTTGCGGTTCGCGACGGGTGCCTCGTGGCGAGATGGCGGGACAGGGACGCTGAAAATCGAGTAACAATCAACTGCTCGATGGGAACCATGGCGAAAAACGGGGACGTAGTATGGAAGACGTACCACTAG
- a CDS encoding nucleotide sugar dehydrogenase, whose product MSATELHLRPSARRMTLSVFGLGYVGCVSAACLASRGFRVVGVDVNSAKIEFLRRGQTPVFEERIGQLISEVVESGLLTVSEDPARAVLSSDVTIVCVGTPSAPGGGLTTRYLERATDEIGAALATKDTFHVVVYRSTMVPGTCEEILIPRLERASGKRVGVDFGVCVNPEFLREGSSVRDFLNPPKTVVGESDERSGRLVTSLYDGLGGPRFRVPIPVAEMIKYVDNSFHALKVGFGNEIGAICASLGLDSHAVMDIFLADTKLNLSAAYLRPGFAFGGSCLPKDVRALMHTARIHDVEVPVLANVLVSNEMHLRRAVDQVIALGKRRIGIFGLSFKPGTDDLRESPMVDLAERLIGKGYDVKICDANVALSRLLGANRDFIEELLPHIGQVLTDDVDAVLDHAEVLIAGSREPSVVAAVDRAGAQHTVVDLVRLPGAEERRRREGYVGLGW is encoded by the coding sequence ATGAGCGCGACCGAATTGCATCTGCGTCCATCCGCGCGGCGGATGACCCTGAGCGTCTTCGGGCTGGGCTATGTCGGATGTGTTTCGGCGGCATGCCTGGCGTCCCGGGGTTTCCGGGTGGTCGGGGTCGACGTCAATTCCGCGAAGATCGAGTTTCTGCGCCGGGGCCAGACCCCGGTCTTCGAGGAGCGGATCGGCCAACTGATCTCCGAGGTTGTGGAATCCGGGCTGCTCACCGTCAGCGAGGATCCCGCCCGCGCCGTCCTCTCGAGCGACGTCACGATCGTCTGCGTCGGCACCCCGTCAGCACCGGGGGGTGGACTGACCACCCGCTATCTCGAGCGCGCGACCGACGAGATCGGCGCCGCGCTGGCGACGAAGGACACCTTCCACGTCGTCGTCTACCGCAGCACCATGGTCCCGGGTACCTGCGAGGAGATACTGATTCCGCGCCTGGAAAGAGCGTCGGGCAAGCGTGTCGGTGTCGACTTCGGCGTCTGCGTCAACCCGGAATTCCTGCGCGAAGGCAGCAGCGTGCGCGATTTCCTCAATCCGCCCAAGACGGTGGTCGGGGAAAGTGACGAGCGCAGCGGCCGGCTGGTCACAAGCCTGTACGACGGGCTCGGTGGACCGCGGTTCCGTGTCCCGATTCCGGTCGCCGAGATGATCAAGTACGTCGACAACAGTTTCCACGCTCTGAAAGTGGGGTTCGGCAACGAAATCGGAGCCATCTGTGCATCTCTGGGGCTCGACTCGCACGCCGTGATGGACATCTTCCTCGCCGACACGAAACTCAATCTCAGTGCCGCCTATCTGCGTCCGGGATTTGCGTTCGGCGGTTCCTGTCTGCCGAAGGACGTGCGCGCGCTGATGCACACTGCACGAATTCACGACGTAGAAGTGCCGGTGCTGGCGAATGTGCTGGTGTCGAACGAGATGCATCTTCGACGGGCAGTGGACCAGGTGATCGCGCTGGGTAAGCGCAGGATCGGCATCTTCGGTCTGTCGTTCAAGCCCGGCACGGACGATCTGCGCGAGAGCCCGATGGTCGACTTGGCGGAACGGCTCATCGGCAAGGGCTACGACGTCAAGATCTGCGATGCCAATGTCGCACTGTCCAGGCTGTTGGGGGCGAACCGCGACTTCATCGAAGAACTGCTACCACACATCGGTCAGGTTCTCACCGATGATGTCGATGCCGTTCTCGACCACGCGGAGGTACTCATCGCAGGGTCCCGGGAGCCCTCGGTGGTGGCGGCGGTCGACCGGGCGGGCGCACAGCACACGGTCGTCGACCTCGTCCGGCTCCCGGGCGCCGAGGAGCGGCGCCGGCGCGAAGGTTACGTGGGTTTGGGGTGGTGA
- a CDS encoding dTDP-4-dehydrorhamnose 3,5-epimerase family protein produces MRVELTELDDVLLFTPEPFRDGRGLFTRTFDAQIFDDAVASRASTGRVVRAADFVQDSQSRSVRGVIRGMHCRSGDGEAKLVRCARGAIYDVLVDVRRTSATFGRKQAFRLDDDTFSHLFVPRGFLHGFQALTDCDVCYRIDRGHDPTEDLAVAYDDPSLGIEWPLPVSGTSPRDASAGSWEDLLRSL; encoded by the coding sequence GTGCGCGTGGAACTCACGGAACTCGACGACGTCCTGCTGTTCACTCCCGAGCCGTTCCGGGACGGGCGGGGACTCTTCACGCGGACCTTCGATGCGCAGATCTTCGACGACGCCGTCGCGAGCCGAGCGTCGACGGGCCGGGTGGTCCGTGCGGCGGACTTCGTCCAGGACTCGCAGTCGCGGTCGGTGCGCGGCGTGATCCGCGGCATGCACTGCAGATCGGGGGACGGCGAGGCCAAGCTCGTGCGTTGTGCGCGCGGAGCGATCTACGACGTGCTCGTGGATGTGCGGCGCACGTCCGCGACGTTCGGCCGGAAGCAGGCGTTCAGGCTCGACGACGACACCTTCTCGCATCTGTTCGTGCCCCGGGGATTTCTCCACGGTTTCCAGGCCCTCACCGACTGCGACGTGTGTTACCGGATCGACCGCGGGCACGATCCCACCGAGGATCTCGCCGTGGCCTACGACGACCCCAGCCTGGGGATCGAGTGGCCGCTCCCCGTGTCCGGCACGAGCCCACGCGATGCCTCGGCGGGAAGCTGGGAGGATCTGCTGCGATCTCTCTGA
- a CDS encoding glycosyltransferase family A protein — protein sequence MSVSQPRPAFSFLTTAYRTEQYLAQSIESVCGQTRTDWELIVVDNGHSDDIARIVRSFASDSRIRLIRQENRGYEGGVSAAAALARGQYFCVLDSDDLLMPDFCARMGAVLAADRAVDAVGCDAFLFDDHGGASKGYLRSIGIRGRPHPGHRLALTEMLAGYIPYYTGAVRREAWSAVGGYDRAAEEVEADVVMWLRLVESGFDVRMLPERLARCRVRKDSVSRDPAGVEAFERRIQRSFQTVARSTRRAEDLDALQSNLRRLRYRQAMRRARWSLLEGNPAAARVEAKAAFAQRHTLRAGLVTCSLALFPETMRRLHPVKHRITVALGQTTGRRREPASRP from the coding sequence GTGAGCGTATCGCAACCCCGCCCCGCCTTCAGTTTCCTGACCACCGCCTACCGAACCGAACAGTATCTGGCACAGTCGATCGAGTCGGTGTGCGGCCAGACCCGCACGGACTGGGAGTTGATCGTCGTCGACAACGGGCACTCCGACGACATCGCGAGGATAGTCCGCTCCTTCGCATCCGACAGCCGAATCAGACTGATACGTCAGGAGAATCGCGGATACGAGGGCGGTGTGTCGGCTGCGGCGGCTCTGGCGCGCGGACAGTACTTCTGTGTGCTCGACAGCGACGATCTGCTGATGCCGGACTTCTGTGCCCGAATGGGGGCGGTGCTCGCCGCGGACAGGGCCGTCGACGCGGTCGGCTGTGACGCTTTCCTATTCGACGATCACGGTGGCGCTTCCAAGGGGTACCTACGCTCGATCGGCATCAGGGGGCGACCCCACCCCGGACACCGTCTGGCGTTGACCGAGATGCTCGCGGGGTACATCCCCTACTATACGGGCGCGGTTCGACGGGAGGCGTGGAGCGCGGTGGGTGGGTACGACCGTGCGGCAGAGGAAGTCGAGGCAGATGTCGTCATGTGGCTGAGGCTCGTCGAATCCGGATTCGACGTGCGCATGCTCCCCGAACGCCTCGCTCGCTGCCGCGTCCGGAAGGACTCGGTGTCGCGCGACCCCGCGGGGGTCGAGGCGTTCGAGCGGCGCATTCAGCGGTCGTTCCAGACGGTGGCCCGCTCCACGAGGCGGGCCGAGGACCTGGACGCCTTACAGAGCAACCTGCGGCGGTTACGGTATCGCCAGGCGATGCGGCGGGCACGATGGTCGCTACTCGAAGGGAATCCGGCCGCGGCGCGTGTCGAGGCGAAAGCGGCGTTCGCGCAGCGGCACACGCTCCGCGCTGGCTTGGTAACCTGCTCACTGGCGCTCTTTCCCGAGACGATGCGCAGGCTGCATCCGGTCAAGCACCGGATCACCGTCGCACTCGGACAGACGACCGGTCGGCGCCGCGAGCCCGCGAGTCGGCCGTGA
- a CDS encoding glycosyltransferase family 4 protein translates to MSRHILILVENLSVPFDRRVWQESSALVEAGYCVTVICPMGTTQDIEPDVTIDGVRILRYPLRAAEGGPLGYLREYGLALWHTTRLALRVRRDDPVDAVHACNPPDLLFLVAALLRPAGTRFVFDHHDLVPELFLSRFPGGGPILYWATRFLERLTFATADAVISTNDSYRRVALERGRLAPERVTVVRSAPDLSRFVRRDPDPNLKRGKRYLAAYLGVMGPQDGVDYALRALAHLRDRLGRDDLHCIFMGAGDSFDDMVALSEKLGLTDMVEFTGRVPDEFVQRCLSTADVCLAPDPRNPLNDVSTMNKVVEYMAMGRPLVSFDLVESRVSAGESAVYAPANDEAVFAAGIDELLRDPQKRRRMGELGRARVEQQLSWDTSRRALADFYARLFAAERVMR, encoded by the coding sequence ATGAGTCGGCACATTCTGATTCTGGTGGAAAACCTTTCGGTACCGTTCGACCGTCGGGTGTGGCAGGAGAGCAGCGCATTGGTGGAGGCCGGCTACTGCGTCACGGTGATCTGCCCGATGGGGACGACCCAGGACATCGAGCCGGACGTCACGATCGATGGGGTCCGCATTCTCCGCTATCCGCTCCGCGCTGCGGAAGGTGGCCCGCTGGGTTATCTGCGGGAGTATGGGCTGGCGTTGTGGCACACCACCCGGCTCGCCCTTCGGGTGCGGCGTGACGATCCGGTCGACGCCGTCCACGCCTGCAATCCGCCCGATCTGCTGTTCCTCGTCGCCGCGCTGCTCCGCCCGGCCGGTACCCGGTTTGTGTTCGACCACCACGATCTGGTGCCCGAACTCTTTCTGTCCCGGTTCCCCGGTGGCGGCCCGATCCTCTATTGGGCGACGAGGTTCCTGGAGCGGCTCACATTCGCCACCGCCGACGCAGTCATCTCGACGAACGACAGCTACCGGCGGGTCGCACTCGAGCGCGGTCGTCTGGCACCGGAGCGGGTTACCGTCGTCCGGAGTGCGCCCGATCTGAGTCGGTTCGTCCGCCGGGACCCCGATCCGAATCTGAAGCGCGGCAAGCGATATCTCGCGGCATATCTGGGTGTGATGGGTCCGCAGGACGGCGTCGACTATGCGTTGCGCGCCCTCGCGCACCTGCGGGACCGCCTCGGGCGGGACGATCTCCACTGCATATTCATGGGAGCGGGAGATTCCTTCGACGACATGGTGGCCCTCAGCGAGAAGCTGGGACTCACGGACATGGTCGAATTCACCGGCCGGGTCCCCGACGAGTTCGTGCAGCGGTGTCTGTCGACTGCAGATGTCTGTCTCGCACCGGATCCACGCAATCCGTTGAACGATGTATCGACGATGAACAAGGTTGTCGAATACATGGCGATGGGTCGGCCACTCGTTTCGTTCGACCTCGTCGAATCGAGAGTGTCGGCGGGGGAGTCCGCTGTCTACGCCCCGGCCAACGACGAGGCGGTTTTCGCAGCAGGGATCGACGAGCTGTTACGGGACCCGCAGAAACGTCGCAGGATGGGCGAACTGGGCAGGGCGCGGGTGGAGCAGCAGTTGTCGTGGGACACGTCGCGCCGGGCACTCGCGGACTTCTACGCGCGGCTGTTCGCGGCCGAGCGCGTGATGCGATGA
- a CDS encoding YdcF family protein: MRRRARWPRWTFVLVVAAVLGATAASVPTYVEPQLDKLHRADAILVLGGPSHERYTYGLDLAHEGLAGRVLLSDPSGGSDEWLDRLCGKRFTFSVVCFDPDPATTAGEAKTFRDFAIAGGWNSVIVVTFTPHVSRARYTIQRCFGGEVMMAASPANISAADWVWQSGYQTAGYVRSLFQQGC, encoded by the coding sequence GTGCGCAGACGAGCTCGATGGCCGCGCTGGACGTTCGTCCTCGTGGTTGCCGCTGTCCTCGGCGCGACGGCAGCGAGTGTGCCGACATATGTCGAGCCGCAACTCGACAAGCTGCACCGGGCGGACGCGATCCTCGTCCTCGGCGGTCCCAGCCACGAGCGCTACACCTACGGACTCGACCTCGCCCACGAGGGACTTGCCGGGCGTGTGCTGCTGTCCGATCCCAGCGGGGGATCCGACGAGTGGCTCGATCGACTCTGCGGAAAGCGGTTCACATTTTCCGTCGTCTGCTTCGATCCCGACCCCGCGACCACAGCCGGGGAAGCGAAGACATTCCGCGATTTCGCGATCGCTGGGGGATGGAACAGCGTCATCGTCGTCACGTTCACTCCGCATGTTTCACGGGCTCGATATACCATCCAGCGCTGTTTTGGCGGGGAAGTCATGATGGCGGCCAGCCCGGCGAACATCTCTGCCGCCGACTGGGTGTGGCAGAGCGGCTATCAGACGGCGGGGTACGTGCGGAGTCTGTTCCAGCAAGGCTGCTGA
- a CDS encoding transferase codes for MICRGCVGSDTVRVLDLGAVPAADHFPPERSAIDSCESAHPLAMELCLRCGLAQLAEDDTTPEEPRGVEPLALRNQAADAVRTVAVSGFLDGDTVLEFGSPHGGSWLGLLAARGFCPPPPGKPASVVLDCFGLMHEVHQRTALRHRADSTASDGVLLVQFHSLAAIVTHGQWNALRHGHYAYYSLTALQRLLGDVGMSLSSAWEFDLYGGTVLVAARHGIRSDTSPAVRRILAAENELGVCTPRTLGRLQHAADDHARALHDWLDAMAGHGRRVYAYGAASRAVALFGRAGIDRRLVGAVADASPAKQGRRMPGTNVPIISPTELVAADPDLVLLTVADLAEEVQTQLPQLTGKWVVDIPDGDGLNADRALTRGPQQPCWNRLRTYPAV; via the coding sequence ATGATCTGCCGCGGATGCGTCGGATCCGACACGGTCCGGGTACTCGATCTCGGGGCTGTGCCTGCTGCGGACCACTTCCCGCCCGAGCGATCGGCGATCGACTCGTGCGAGTCGGCTCATCCGCTGGCTATGGAGCTGTGCCTGCGGTGCGGCCTCGCGCAACTCGCGGAGGACGACACGACCCCGGAGGAGCCGCGGGGCGTCGAGCCACTGGCGTTGCGGAACCAGGCCGCCGACGCCGTTCGGACGGTCGCGGTGTCGGGTTTCCTGGACGGCGACACCGTACTCGAGTTCGGCAGCCCGCACGGGGGTAGCTGGCTCGGTCTGCTCGCCGCGCGGGGATTCTGCCCGCCGCCCCCGGGGAAGCCGGCCTCGGTGGTGCTCGACTGCTTCGGCCTCATGCACGAAGTCCACCAGCGGACGGCACTGCGGCACCGTGCCGACTCCACGGCGAGCGACGGTGTCCTCCTTGTCCAATTCCACTCTCTCGCTGCGATAGTCACACACGGACAGTGGAACGCGCTGCGACACGGCCACTACGCGTACTACTCACTGACGGCCCTGCAGCGCCTGCTCGGCGACGTCGGGATGAGCTTGTCGTCCGCGTGGGAGTTCGACCTGTACGGCGGGACCGTCTTGGTCGCCGCACGGCACGGTATCCGGTCCGACACCTCCCCTGCCGTGCGGAGAATCCTCGCGGCCGAGAACGAACTCGGCGTGTGCACGCCCCGCACCCTCGGCCGGCTGCAGCATGCCGCGGACGACCACGCCCGGGCGCTGCACGACTGGCTCGACGCGATGGCCGGTCACGGTCGGCGCGTCTACGCGTACGGCGCGGCATCGCGCGCCGTCGCGTTGTTCGGCCGGGCCGGTATCGATCGGCGACTGGTGGGGGCCGTGGCCGACGCATCCCCAGCCAAGCAGGGGCGCCGTATGCCGGGCACGAACGTTCCGATCATCTCCCCTACCGAGTTGGTCGCGGCCGACCCCGACCTCGTACTCCTGACGGTCGCAGACCTGGCCGAGGAAGTGCAGACACAGCTTCCACAGTTGACCGGCAAATGGGTGGTGGACATTCCCGACGGGGACGGGCTGAATGCCGATCGTGCGCTCACTCGTGGACCTCAGCAGCCTTGCTGGAACAGACTCCGCACGTACCCCGCCGTCTGA